One window of the Streptomyces asoensis genome contains the following:
- the nrtL gene encoding ArgS-related anticodon-binding protein NrtL, translating to MTPVELSRTVLRAVRCAVDDGELGVVVPGRALVTAPGPGGCGDYATNIALQLARPAGQSPQRVAEVLRPYLLGAVGVSDVVVTGPGFLNISLHGAEASVALVREILRSGVRYGHADRPTGQLVQLHARHEVRAVVFMDVVARVLRSQGALVRTSCVARPEREWTEVLGAEVDAYGRPDAPAPLEVNVRPVPAAPADPVSLGRDAGRWALLHPAAHDRPRITAEYLSQREGNPLFRVRYAHARTRALSRNAADLGFDAHPGDVQDVRELEIALADHPRILAAAATQHAPDRLARHLLAVADAVTPLFPTVLPRGEEKPSAAHRARLALAEAAGTVLAGGLSLLGIDAPDHL from the coding sequence GTGACCCCCGTCGAGCTCTCCCGTACCGTGCTGCGCGCGGTGCGTTGTGCTGTCGATGACGGGGAGCTGGGTGTGGTCGTGCCGGGGCGGGCTTTGGTCACCGCTCCGGGGCCCGGTGGCTGCGGGGACTACGCGACCAATATCGCCCTCCAGCTCGCGCGGCCGGCCGGGCAGTCGCCGCAGCGGGTCGCCGAGGTTCTCCGGCCGTATCTCCTCGGGGCCGTCGGGGTCAGTGACGTCGTCGTCACGGGGCCCGGGTTCCTCAATATCAGCCTGCACGGGGCGGAGGCGTCGGTCGCGCTCGTGCGGGAGATCCTGCGGAGCGGGGTGAGGTACGGGCACGCCGATCGCCCCACCGGGCAGCTCGTGCAGCTGCATGCCCGTCACGAGGTCCGCGCCGTTGTTTTCATGGACGTGGTCGCCCGTGTGCTGCGTTCGCAGGGAGCCCTCGTCCGTACCAGCTGTGTGGCGCGTCCCGAGCGGGAGTGGACGGAGGTGCTCGGTGCCGAGGTCGACGCGTACGGCAGGCCCGACGCGCCGGCTCCGCTCGAGGTCAACGTACGTCCCGTCCCCGCCGCACCGGCCGATCCCGTTTCGCTCGGTCGCGACGCCGGTCGTTGGGCTCTTCTCCACCCCGCCGCTCACGACCGGCCCCGGATCACCGCCGAGTACCTGTCCCAGCGGGAGGGCAACCCGCTCTTCCGGGTCCGTTACGCCCACGCCCGCACCCGGGCGCTCAGCCGTAACGCCGCCGACCTGGGCTTCGACGCCCACCCCGGAGACGTCCAGGACGTACGCGAACTCGAGATCGCTCTCGCCGACCATCCCCGCATCCTGGCCGCGGCGGCGACACAGCACGCTCCCGACCGTCTCGCCCGGCATCTCCTCGCCGTCGCCGACGCCGTCACCCCTCTGTTCCCCACCGTCCTGCCCCGTGGTGAGGAGAAACCCTCGGCCGCCCACCGTGCCCGGCTCGCGCTTGCCGAAGCCGCCGGGACGGTGCTGGCCGGCGGCCTGTCCCTGCTCGGCATCGACGCACCCGACCATCTCTGA
- the lysA gene encoding diaminopimelate decarboxylase — translation MSRSAHPAGPRHADVFPEGHYSAPPADLNALHPKVWAHTVTRNTDGVLTVGGVDVAALAEEHGTPAYILDEADFRERARAWRTAFGADADVFYAGKAFLSRAVVRWLHEEGLNLDVCSGGELATALSAGMPADRIAFHGNNKSVDEIHRAIDAGVGRIVLDSFQEIVRVAHVAQSLGKRQRVQIRITVGVEAHTHEFIATAHEDQKFGIPLAGGQAAEAVRRALQLDGLELIGLHSHIGSQIFDMSGFEVAAHRVVGLLKDIRDEHGVELPEIDLGGGLGIAYTSDDDPREPHEIAKALTEIVTRECEGARLRTPRISVEPGRAIVGPTAFTLYEVGTIKPLDGLRTYVSVDGGMSDNIRTALYDAEYSVALVSRTSDAEPMLARVVGKHCESGDIVVKDAFLPSDLAPGDLIAVPATGAYCRSMASNYNHVLRPPVVAVREGESRVIVRRETEEDLLRLDVG, via the coding sequence ATGAGCCGTTCCGCCCACCCCGCCGGGCCCCGTCACGCCGATGTCTTTCCGGAGGGGCACTACTCCGCCCCGCCCGCCGATCTCAACGCCCTCCACCCGAAGGTCTGGGCGCATACCGTCACCCGTAACACCGACGGTGTGCTGACCGTGGGCGGTGTCGACGTCGCCGCCCTCGCCGAGGAGCACGGCACCCCTGCCTACATCCTCGACGAGGCCGACTTCCGGGAGCGGGCCCGTGCCTGGCGTACCGCCTTCGGGGCCGACGCCGACGTCTTCTACGCCGGCAAGGCGTTCCTGTCCCGGGCCGTCGTGCGCTGGCTGCACGAGGAGGGGCTCAACCTCGACGTCTGTTCGGGCGGCGAGCTCGCCACCGCCCTCTCCGCCGGCATGCCCGCCGATCGCATCGCCTTCCACGGGAACAACAAGTCCGTCGACGAAATTCACCGCGCCATCGACGCCGGCGTCGGGCGTATCGTTCTCGACTCCTTCCAGGAGATCGTGCGCGTCGCCCATGTCGCGCAGTCCCTCGGTAAGCGGCAGCGGGTGCAGATCCGTATCACCGTCGGCGTCGAGGCCCATACGCACGAGTTCATCGCCACCGCGCACGAGGACCAGAAGTTCGGGATTCCGCTCGCGGGCGGACAGGCGGCGGAAGCCGTCCGGCGGGCTCTCCAGCTCGACGGGCTCGAACTCATCGGGCTGCACTCCCACATCGGGTCGCAGATCTTCGACATGTCCGGCTTCGAGGTCGCCGCCCACCGGGTCGTCGGGCTGCTCAAGGACATCCGTGACGAGCACGGCGTCGAGCTGCCCGAGATCGACCTCGGCGGCGGGCTCGGAATCGCGTACACCAGCGACGACGATCCCCGCGAGCCCCACGAGATCGCCAAGGCGCTCACCGAGATCGTCACCCGTGAGTGTGAGGGCGCCCGCCTCCGCACTCCTCGTATCTCCGTCGAGCCGGGGCGCGCCATCGTCGGCCCGACCGCCTTCACCCTCTACGAGGTCGGCACCATCAAGCCCCTCGACGGGCTGCGTACGTATGTCTCCGTCGACGGAGGCATGTCGGACAACATCCGTACCGCGCTGTACGACGCGGAGTACAGCGTCGCGCTGGTCTCCCGGACCTCCGACGCCGAGCCGATGCTCGCGCGGGTCGTCGGCAAGCACTGCGAGAGCGGCGACATCGTCGTGAAGGACGCGTTCCTGCCCTCCGACCTGGCACCGGGTGACCTGATCGCCGTACCCGCCACGGGCGCGTACTGCCGGTCCATGGCCAGCAACTACAACCATGTGCTGCGACCGCCCGTGGTCGCCGTGCGCGAGGGGGAGTCGCGGGTCATCGTGCGGCGGGAGACCGAGGAGGATCTGCTGCGGCTCGACGTGGGCTGA
- a CDS encoding homoserine dehydrogenase — protein MRTRPLKVALLGCGVVGSEVARIMTTHADDLAARIGAPVELAGVAVRRPSRVREGIDPALVTTDATALVKRGDIDVVVEVIGGIEPARTLITTAFEYGASVVSANKALLAQDGAALHAAAEEHGEDLYYEASVAGAIPLIRPLRESLAGDKVNRVLGIVNGTTNFILDKMDSTGAGYQEALDEATALGYAEADPTADVEAFDAAAKAAILAGIAFHTRVRLDDVYREGMTEVTAADFASAREMGCTIKLLAICERAADGGSVTARVHPAMIPLSHPLASVRGAYNAVFVESDAAGQLMFYGPGAGGAPTASAVLGDLVAVCRNRLSGATGPGESAYAALSVSPMGDVVTRYHISLDVADKPGVLAQVATVFAEHGVSIDTVRQQGRQDSDGEASLVVVTHRASDASLTGTVEALRKLDTVRGVASIMRVEGE, from the coding sequence ATGCGTACGCGTCCGCTGAAGGTGGCGCTGCTGGGCTGTGGAGTGGTCGGCTCAGAGGTGGCGCGCATCATGACGACGCACGCCGACGACCTCGCCGCGAGGATCGGGGCCCCCGTTGAACTGGCCGGTGTGGCGGTTCGGCGGCCTTCCCGGGTCCGGGAGGGCATCGACCCCGCCCTCGTCACCACCGACGCCACCGCCCTCGTCAAGCGCGGCGACATCGACGTCGTCGTCGAGGTCATCGGAGGCATCGAGCCCGCTCGTACGCTCATCACCACCGCCTTCGAGTACGGCGCCTCCGTCGTCTCCGCGAACAAGGCGCTCCTCGCCCAGGACGGCGCCGCGCTGCACGCCGCCGCCGAGGAGCACGGCGAGGACCTCTATTACGAGGCCTCCGTCGCCGGCGCCATCCCGCTGATCCGGCCGCTTCGCGAGTCCCTCGCCGGGGACAAGGTCAACCGGGTGCTCGGGATCGTCAACGGCACCACCAACTTCATCCTCGACAAGATGGACTCCACCGGCGCCGGGTACCAGGAGGCCCTCGACGAGGCCACCGCCCTGGGATACGCCGAGGCCGACCCCACCGCCGACGTCGAGGCGTTCGACGCCGCCGCCAAGGCGGCCATCCTCGCCGGGATCGCCTTCCACACGCGCGTGCGTCTCGACGACGTGTACCGCGAGGGCATGACCGAGGTGACGGCGGCCGACTTCGCCTCCGCCCGGGAGATGGGCTGCACCATCAAGCTGCTCGCCATCTGCGAGCGGGCCGCGGACGGCGGGTCGGTCACCGCGCGCGTGCACCCCGCGATGATTCCGCTGAGCCACCCGCTGGCCTCCGTGCGCGGCGCCTACAACGCCGTGTTCGTGGAGTCGGACGCGGCCGGGCAGCTCATGTTCTACGGTCCCGGCGCCGGCGGTGCTCCCACCGCCTCCGCCGTGCTCGGCGACCTCGTCGCCGTCTGCCGCAACCGGCTCAGCGGGGCAACGGGGCCCGGCGAGTCGGCGTATGCCGCCCTGTCGGTGTCGCCGATGGGCGACGTCGTCACGCGCTACCACATCAGTCTGGACGTCGCCGACAAACCGGGTGTTCTCGCCCAGGTGGCGACCGTGTTCGCCGAGCACGGGGTGTCCATCGATACGGTGCGCCAGCAAGGGCGACAGGACAGCGACGGCGAGGCCTCTCTCGTCGTCGTCACCCACCGCGCGTCCGACGCCTCCCTCACCGGGACCGTCGAGGCGTTGCGCAAGCTCGACACCGTGCGGGGTGTCGCCAGCATCATGCGGGTTGAAGGAGAGTAA
- the thrC gene encoding threonine synthase: protein MTHQWRGIIEEYRDRLPVSDSTPVVTLREGGTPLVPAQVLSERTGCEVHLKVEGANPTGSFKDRGMTMAITRAKEEGAQAVICASTGNTSASAAAYAVRAGMVCAVLVPQGKIAIGKMGQALVHGAKILQVEGNFDDCLTLARSLSDNYPVALVNSVNPVRIEGQKTAAFEIVDMLGDAPDIHVLPVGNAGNITAYWKGYQEYAADKIAVRTPRMWGFQASGSAPIVRGEVVKDPSTIATAIRIGNPASWKFALAAQEESGGFIDEVTDREILRAYRLLAAQEGVFVEPASAASVAGLLKAAEQGKVDPGQKIVCTVTGNGLKDPDWAVAGAPQPVTVPVDAVTAAERLGLA from the coding sequence ATGACCCACCAGTGGCGCGGAATCATCGAGGAGTACCGGGACCGGCTGCCGGTATCCGACAGCACGCCCGTCGTGACGCTCCGTGAGGGTGGCACGCCCCTCGTGCCCGCGCAGGTGCTCTCCGAGCGCACGGGCTGCGAGGTCCACCTCAAGGTGGAGGGCGCCAACCCCACCGGGTCCTTCAAGGACCGCGGCATGACCATGGCCATCACGCGGGCCAAGGAGGAGGGCGCGCAGGCCGTCATCTGCGCCTCCACCGGCAACACCTCCGCGTCCGCCGCCGCGTACGCGGTGCGGGCCGGAATGGTCTGTGCCGTCCTCGTCCCGCAGGGCAAGATCGCGATCGGCAAGATGGGCCAGGCCCTCGTCCACGGCGCGAAGATCCTCCAGGTTGAGGGGAACTTCGACGACTGCCTCACGCTCGCCCGTTCGCTGAGCGACAACTACCCGGTGGCGCTGGTCAATTCGGTGAACCCGGTGCGCATCGAGGGCCAGAAGACGGCCGCCTTCGAGATCGTGGACATGCTCGGCGACGCCCCCGACATCCACGTCCTGCCGGTCGGTAACGCGGGCAACATCACCGCGTACTGGAAGGGGTACCAGGAGTACGCCGCCGACAAGATCGCCGTGCGGACCCCCCGTATGTGGGGGTTCCAGGCTTCGGGCAGTGCCCCGATCGTGCGCGGCGAGGTCGTCAAGGACCCGTCGACCATCGCCACCGCGATCCGCATCGGCAACCCGGCCTCCTGGAAGTTCGCGCTGGCTGCGCAGGAGGAGTCCGGCGGCTTCATCGACGAGGTGACGGACCGTGAGATCCTGCGCGCCTACCGGCTGTTGGCCGCGCAGGAGGGTGTCTTCGTGGAGCCCGCGTCCGCCGCGTCCGTGGCCGGTCTGCTGAAGGCCGCCGAGCAGGGCAAGGTGGATCCGGGGCAGAAGATCGTGTGCACCGTCACCGGCAACGGTCTGAAGGACCCCGACTGGGCCGTCGCCGGCGCCCCGCAACCCGTCACCGTCCCGGTCGACGCGGTGACGGCGGCCGAGCGCCTCGGCCTCGCGTAG
- the thrB gene encoding homoserine kinase, with amino-acid sequence MAGPAFRAAPVRVRVPATSANLGPGFDAFGLALGLFDDVVVRVADSGLHIDIAGEGSETLPRDEKHLLVRSLRTAFDVLGGQPRGLEIVCANRIPHGRGLGSSSAAICAGIVAARAVTIGGESKLDDAALLELATEIEGHPDNVAACLLGGFTLSWMEAGAARAIRMEPADSIVPVVFVPGKPVLTETARGLLPRSVPHVDAAANAGRAALLVEALTRRPELLLPATEDRLHQEYRAPAMPESAALVERLRADGIPAVISGAGPTVMALADAGTADKIEASAGADWAANRLALDLKGACVLPLAPAGDSHSGDI; translated from the coding sequence ATGGCCGGTCCCGCCTTCCGCGCCGCCCCCGTCCGGGTGCGCGTTCCCGCCACCAGCGCCAACCTCGGCCCGGGCTTCGACGCCTTCGGCCTCGCGCTGGGGCTCTTCGACGACGTCGTCGTCCGGGTGGCCGACTCAGGGCTGCACATCGACATCGCGGGGGAGGGCAGCGAGACGCTGCCGCGTGACGAGAAGCATCTCCTCGTCCGCTCCCTGCGCACCGCCTTCGACGTCCTGGGCGGCCAGCCGCGCGGCCTCGAGATCGTCTGCGCCAACCGCATCCCGCACGGCCGCGGCCTCGGCTCCTCCTCCGCCGCGATCTGCGCCGGAATCGTCGCCGCGCGCGCGGTGACCATAGGCGGCGAGAGCAAGCTCGACGACGCGGCCCTGCTCGAGCTCGCGACCGAGATCGAGGGCCATCCGGACAACGTGGCGGCCTGTCTGCTGGGCGGGTTCACCCTGTCCTGGATGGAGGCGGGCGCCGCGCGGGCGATCAGGATGGAGCCCGCCGATTCCATCGTTCCGGTGGTTTTCGTGCCCGGGAAGCCGGTCCTCACCGAGACCGCGCGCGGTCTGCTCCCGCGCTCCGTCCCGCACGTCGACGCCGCCGCCAACGCGGGCCGGGCCGCACTGCTCGTCGAGGCCCTCACCCGGCGCCCCGAACTGCTGCTGCCCGCCACCGAGGACCGTCTGCACCAGGAGTACCGCGCGCCGGCCATGCCCGAGAGCGCGGCATTGGTGGAAAGGCTGCGCGCCGACGGGATTCCCGCCGTCATCTCCGGTGCCGGACCCACCGTGATGGCGCTGGCCGACGCGGGCACGGCCGACAAGATCGAGGCCTCGGCCGGCGCGGACTGGGCCGCGAACCGCCTGGCCCTGGACCTGAAGGGCGCGTGCGTGTTGCCGCTCGCGCCCGCTGGTGACAGCCACTCCGGCGACATTTAA
- the rho gene encoding transcription termination factor Rho: protein MSDTTDLMGARVEETAAAPATDASAPATGAGSRRRRGTGLEGMVLAELQQVASGLGIRGTARMRKSQLIEVIKEAQAGGGAAAPKATTSPAGDAAETKPKRRATSKARTGDEAVEKKADTAKAEAPAEKAVAQQQIEIPGQPASNDAPTERRRRRATADAGSPETVVAEAKAAPKAEASAPAQTEAQAQPQGDAKSDADGGEGRRRDRRERGRDRGERGDRGDRRKGDDQQGGGQQQRGGQQQGQQQSGGRQDRQQRDNGPQDDDEFGDGRRGRRGRYRDRRGRRGRDEIGAAEPQVADDDVLIPVAGILDILDNYAFIRTSGYLPGPNDVYVSLAQVRKNGLRKGDHVTGAVRQPKDGERREKFNALVRLDSTNGMAPDSGRGRPEFNKLTPLYPQDRLRLETDPGVLTTRIIDLVSPIGKGQRGLIVAPPKTGKTMIMQAIANAITHNNPECHLMVVLVDERPEEVTDMQRSVKGEVISSTFDRPAEDHTTVAELAIERAKRLVELGHDVVVLLDSITRLGRAYNLAAPASGRILSGGVDSTALYPPKRFFGAARNIEDGGSLTILATALVDTGSRMDEVIFEEFKGTGNMELKLDRKLADKRIFPAVDVDASGTRKEEILLGNEELAVTWKLRRVLHALDQQQAIELLLDKMKQTKSNGEFLMQIQKTTPSTGNND, encoded by the coding sequence GTGAGCGACACCACCGATCTGATGGGCGCACGTGTCGAGGAGACAGCTGCCGCGCCCGCCACGGACGCCTCCGCGCCTGCCACCGGTGCCGGCTCCCGGCGGCGCCGCGGTACCGGCCTCGAGGGCATGGTGCTGGCCGAGCTTCAGCAGGTCGCATCCGGCCTCGGTATCAGGGGCACGGCGCGTATGCGCAAGAGCCAGCTGATCGAGGTCATCAAGGAGGCGCAGGCGGGAGGCGGAGCAGCCGCCCCCAAGGCCACGACGAGCCCCGCCGGGGACGCCGCCGAGACCAAGCCCAAGCGCCGCGCCACCTCCAAGGCGCGCACCGGCGACGAGGCCGTCGAGAAGAAGGCGGACACCGCCAAGGCCGAGGCCCCCGCCGAGAAGGCCGTGGCCCAGCAGCAGATCGAGATCCCCGGCCAGCCGGCCAGCAACGACGCGCCCACCGAGCGCCGTCGCCGCCGCGCCACCGCCGACGCGGGCAGCCCGGAGACGGTCGTCGCCGAGGCGAAGGCCGCTCCGAAGGCCGAGGCGTCCGCCCCGGCGCAGACCGAGGCCCAGGCTCAGCCGCAGGGCGACGCCAAGAGCGACGCCGACGGTGGCGAGGGCCGCCGCCGCGACCGCCGTGAGCGCGGCCGCGACCGCGGTGAGCGTGGCGACCGCGGTGACCGTCGCAAGGGCGACGACCAGCAGGGTGGCGGCCAGCAGCAGCGGGGCGGCCAGCAGCAGGGTCAGCAGCAGAGCGGTGGCCGTCAGGACCGCCAGCAGCGCGACAACGGCCCTCAGGACGACGACGAGTTCGGCGATGGCCGGCGTGGCCGTCGCGGCCGTTACCGCGACCGCCGTGGCCGTCGCGGGCGTGACGAGATCGGCGCCGCCGAGCCGCAGGTCGCCGACGATGACGTCCTGATCCCCGTCGCGGGCATCCTGGACATCCTCGACAACTACGCCTTCATCCGTACGTCGGGTTACCTGCCGGGCCCCAACGACGTGTACGTCTCGCTCGCCCAGGTCCGTAAGAACGGCCTGCGCAAGGGCGACCACGTCACCGGCGCGGTCCGTCAGCCCAAGGACGGCGAGCGCCGCGAGAAGTTCAACGCGCTGGTCCGTCTGGACTCCACCAACGGCATGGCGCCCGATTCCGGGCGCGGGCGACCGGAGTTCAACAAGCTGACCCCGCTCTACCCGCAGGACCGCCTCCGTCTGGAGACGGACCCGGGCGTGCTGACCACCCGCATCATCGACCTCGTGTCGCCGATCGGTAAGGGCCAGCGCGGTCTGATCGTGGCCCCGCCGAAGACCGGCAAGACCATGATCATGCAGGCGATCGCCAACGCGATCACGCACAACAACCCCGAGTGCCACCTGATGGTCGTCCTCGTGGACGAGCGTCCGGAAGAAGTCACCGACATGCAGCGGTCGGTCAAGGGCGAGGTCATCTCCTCGACCTTCGACCGCCCGGCCGAGGACCACACCACGGTCGCCGAGCTCGCCATCGAGCGCGCCAAGCGTCTGGTGGAGCTGGGTCACGACGTGGTCGTGCTGCTCGACTCGATCACGCGTCTGGGCCGTGCGTACAACCTCGCCGCCCCGGCCTCCGGCCGCATCCTGTCCGGTGGTGTCGACTCGACCGCCCTGTACCCGCCGAAGCGCTTCTTCGGTGCGGCCCGCAACATCGAGGACGGCGGCTCGCTGACCATCCTCGCCACCGCTCTGGTGGACACCGGGTCCCGCATGGACGAGGTGATCTTCGAGGAGTTCAAGGGCACCGGCAACATGGAGCTCAAGCTCGACCGGAAGCTCGCCGACAAGCGCATCTTCCCGGCGGTGGACGTCGACGCGTCCGGTACCCGTAAGGAAGAGATCCTGCTCGGCAACGAGGAGCTCGCGGTCACCTGGAAGCTGCGCCGGGTGCTGCACGCGCTCGACCAGCAGCAGGCGATCGAGCTGCTCCTCGACAAGATGAAGCAGACGAAGTCGAACGGCGAGTTCCTGATGCAGATCCAGAAGACGACGCCGTCGACGGGCAACAACGACTGA
- a CDS encoding trypsin-like serine protease, whose amino-acid sequence MGIPTSGGGRHRRRIRIALPVVAVGLAATVAGALLSSSAQAAEAPPAPRATAPSAKELQKRLDVALAGDDIAGQTSKESLTAGSKATTVDPKIIGGTTTTITKAPWMAQLWYGDDRGTPDNTSDDIGFFCGGAVVSPTKILTAAHCVKGYDWKAHGAIVTGTTQLPSEGDVHGGTVSGVWLQWNHWSYNASTIDNDIAVLTLPNPVKATPIPLITPANTGSYVAGTKATVYGWGRTTSTNEDISETLKTATLPIQSDTTCANTYGADFVKGHMVCAGTPATGSDEGTTSACNGDSGGPLVYGGRIVGVVSWGVKDCVESGAYSVFSKVTSYVGTVYPRIDDTNLSGDHNADLWVRNAATQTGYELDSKGTTLAARQSWGTWSGYNLLLQTDLDRDGYQDLIVRRTSDGDVFWKHYVPASETWATQLVGDNWKTRLSIVAPGDVTGDYLPDLLSVDSAGVLWIYPGKGNGSFGTRAKAGTGWNSFNFVRGHGDFNGDGRADLLARNRTSGAVYLYRGRGTTGTGAFAPGLKVATWSNTTYNAFATVGDVNGDGMADLLARTPAGKLVLYRGNGGATNVIFSAALSLGTSFKQYDLFG is encoded by the coding sequence GTGGGTATACCCACGTCCGGAGGCGGTCGGCACAGACGCCGGATACGGATCGCTCTGCCCGTGGTCGCGGTCGGCCTCGCCGCCACTGTCGCCGGTGCGCTGCTGAGCTCGTCCGCGCAGGCGGCCGAAGCGCCGCCGGCGCCCAGGGCCACCGCGCCGTCGGCGAAGGAGCTCCAGAAGCGGCTCGACGTCGCCCTGGCCGGTGACGACATCGCGGGGCAGACGTCGAAGGAGTCGCTGACCGCGGGCTCCAAGGCCACCACGGTCGACCCGAAGATCATCGGTGGTACGACCACCACCATCACCAAAGCGCCGTGGATGGCCCAGCTCTGGTACGGCGACGATCGCGGTACGCCGGACAACACCAGCGACGACATCGGCTTCTTCTGCGGCGGCGCGGTCGTGTCGCCGACCAAGATCCTCACCGCCGCGCACTGCGTCAAGGGCTACGACTGGAAGGCGCACGGCGCCATCGTCACCGGCACCACGCAGCTGCCGTCCGAGGGCGATGTGCACGGCGGCACCGTCAGCGGTGTCTGGCTCCAGTGGAATCACTGGTCGTACAACGCCTCGACGATCGACAACGACATCGCCGTGCTGACCCTGCCGAACCCGGTCAAGGCCACGCCGATCCCGCTGATCACGCCCGCGAACACCGGGTCGTACGTGGCGGGCACGAAGGCCACGGTCTACGGCTGGGGCCGCACCACCTCCACCAACGAGGACATCTCCGAGACGCTGAAGACGGCCACGCTGCCGATCCAGTCGGACACCACCTGCGCGAACACCTACGGCGCCGACTTCGTCAAGGGCCACATGGTGTGCGCGGGTACCCCCGCCACCGGAAGCGACGAGGGCACCACCTCGGCCTGCAACGGTGACTCCGGCGGTCCGCTGGTCTACGGCGGCCGGATCGTGGGCGTCGTCTCGTGGGGTGTGAAGGACTGCGTCGAGAGCGGCGCGTACAGCGTCTTCAGCAAGGTCACCTCGTACGTCGGCACGGTCTACCCGCGCATCGACGACACCAACCTGAGCGGCGACCACAACGCCGACCTGTGGGTGCGCAACGCGGCCACCCAGACCGGCTACGAGTTGGACTCCAAGGGCACCACGCTCGCCGCCCGGCAGTCCTGGGGCACCTGGAGCGGCTACAACCTCCTCCTTCAGACCGACCTCGACCGGGACGGCTACCAGGACCTGATCGTGCGCCGTACGTCCGACGGGGACGTCTTCTGGAAGCACTACGTGCCCGCCAGCGAGACCTGGGCCACCCAGCTCGTCGGCGACAACTGGAAGACCCGCCTGTCGATCGTCGCCCCCGGTGACGTCACCGGGGACTACCTGCCCGACCTGCTCTCCGTGGACTCCGCCGGCGTCTTGTGGATCTACCCGGGCAAGGGCAACGGCAGCTTCGGCACCCGCGCGAAGGCCGGCACGGGCTGGAACAGCTTCAACTTCGTGCGCGGCCACGGCGACTTCAACGGCGACGGCCGGGCCGACCTGCTCGCCCGCAACAGGACCAGCGGCGCCGTCTACCTGTACCGGGGCCGGGGCACGACCGGCACGGGCGCCTTCGCGCCCGGCCTCAAGGTCGCGACCTGGAGCAACACCACGTACAACGCGTTCGCCACGGTCGGCGACGTGAACGGCGACGGTATGGCCGACCTGCTGGCCCGTACACCCGCCGGCAAGCTGGTCCTGTACCGGGGCAACGGAGGGGCCACAAATGTGATCTTTTCCGCAGCGCTCTCCCTTGGGACGTCTTTCAAGCAGTATGACCTGTTCGGCTGA
- a CDS encoding LCP family protein, whose protein sequence is MSAESTPEPGTPGEAGTTSGAAGSNGPRHRRQRGRRKGVLIAAWSAAGVLVLGGTGVGYLYFKLNGNIKSVDIDQALGTDRPTKVDNGSENILVLGSDTRSGTNKKLGGGTDDGSARSDTAMIIHVYEGHKKASVVSIPRDTLIDRPACTDTSGATHDAASDVMFNSAYSTGGAACAVKTVESISGVRMDHYLEVDFSGFEKLIDELGGVEVTTTKAIDDPDSHLNLEAGTHTLTGEQALGLVRTRHGVGDGSDLGRIQLQQAFIKALVNQVKQVGLFTSGTKLYDLANTATKAVTADSKLGSLNSLMSFANGLKGISAADMNMVTMPVRYDPSNLNRVIVAKAKAEQVWTALKNDRPIPKAATEGTATGEAAGVVTSS, encoded by the coding sequence ATGTCCGCCGAGAGCACGCCGGAGCCCGGAACCCCGGGTGAGGCCGGCACAACGAGCGGGGCGGCCGGCAGCAATGGCCCGCGCCACCGCAGGCAGCGTGGCCGACGCAAGGGGGTGCTGATCGCCGCATGGAGCGCCGCGGGCGTCCTCGTGCTGGGCGGCACCGGTGTCGGCTACCTCTACTTCAAGCTCAACGGCAACATCAAGAGCGTCGACATCGACCAGGCCCTGGGCACCGACCGGCCCACCAAGGTCGACAACGGCTCCGAGAACATCCTCGTGCTCGGCTCGGACACCCGCTCCGGCACCAACAAGAAGCTCGGCGGCGGCACGGACGACGGCAGCGCCCGCTCCGACACCGCGATGATCATCCACGTGTACGAGGGCCACAAGAAGGCCAGCGTGGTCTCCATACCGCGCGACACGCTCATAGACCGCCCCGCCTGCACCGACACGAGCGGTGCCACGCACGACGCCGCGTCCGACGTGATGTTCAACTCGGCGTACTCGACGGGCGGCGCGGCCTGCGCGGTGAAGACGGTCGAGTCGATCAGCGGCGTCCGTATGGACCACTACCTGGAAGTCGACTTCTCGGGCTTCGAGAAGCTCATCGACGAACTCGGCGGCGTCGAGGTCACCACGACCAAGGCCATCGACGACCCCGACAGCCACCTGAACCTCGAGGCCGGCACGCACACGCTCACCGGCGAGCAGGCGCTCGGCCTGGTCCGCACCCGGCACGGCGTCGGCGACGGCTCCGACCTCGGCCGCATCCAGCTCCAGCAGGCCTTCATCAAGGCCCTGGTCAACCAGGTCAAGCAGGTCGGCCTGTTCACCAGCGGCACCAAGCTGTACGACCTCGCGAACACCGCGACCAAGGCCGTCACGGCCGACTCCAAGCTCGGCTCGCTGAACTCCCTGATGTCCTTCGCGAACGGCCTCAAGGGCATCAGCGCCGCCGACATGAACATGGTCACGATGCCGGTCCGGTACGACCCGTCCAACCTCAACCGGGTCATCGTCGCCAAGGCGAAGGCCGAACAGGTGTGGACGGCCCTGAAGAACGACCGGCCCATCCCGAAGGCCGCCACCGAGGGCACCGCCACGGGCGAGGCGGCGGGGGTCGTGACGTCCTCCTGA